The proteins below come from a single Rhinoraja longicauda isolate Sanriku21f chromosome 5, sRhiLon1.1, whole genome shotgun sequence genomic window:
- the fam135a gene encoding protein FAM135A isoform X4, whose translation MTEVQATVEFSVELHKFYNVDLFQRGFYQIRATMKLPPRVLHKLEASLLNPAASELAFPAAVQDCTACSKTFQILYKNEEIGVNDVLLLKIKMLLDSKKIEESLNEMDFQLSLDLNFTDKDFTFDDLNSLQLISSRTLKLHFNLHRGLHHHVNVMFDYFHLSVVSITIHASLVALHQPLISFPRPLKNTWLNRNAPAQSKDYAIPSLETVVFGSNYTKQLLADGSNFMVPETCMQHAYNFHYNLCSSLLLAYKGLFNYFVMVTKELPSSRRMELAMTNMQVLYERLLRRKYPRAQMDALIGFIFQRRLMLMLDLQIFVNR comes from the exons ATGACCGAAGTGCAAGCCACAGTGGAATTCTCAGTGGAATTACACAAGTTTTATAATGTGGACCTTTTCCAGAGGGG GTTTTACCAGATCCGTGCAACAATGAAGCTGCCTCCCAGAGTTCTTCACAAATTGGAGGCAAGTCTACTGAATCCAGCAG cTTCTGAACTTGCCTTTCCTGCCGCGGTCCAAGATTGTACAGCCTGCAGTAAAACCTTTCAGATTCTTTATAAAAATGAAGAGATTGGTGTTAATGATGTGTTACTCCTCAAAATTAAAATGTTGCTTGATAGCAAAAag ATTGAAGAATCCCTGAATGAAATGGATTTCCAATTGTCTTTAGATCTCAATTTTACCGACAAAGATTTTAC ATTTGATGACCTAAATTCCCTCCAACTAATTAGTAGTCGAACATTGAAGCTCCACTTCAATTTACATCGAGGACTTCATCACCATGTCAATGTTATGTTTGATTATTTCCACCTCTCTGTTGTATCGATTACTATACATGCCTCCTTGGTTGCACTTCACCAGCCTCTAATAAG CTTTCCTCGTCCATTGAAGAATACTTGGTTAAACAGGAATGCCCCAGCACAAAGCAAAGATTATGCTATTCCATCGCTTGAGACTGTGGTTTTTGGCAGTAACTATACAAAACAACTGTTAGCCGAT GGAAGCAACTTTATGGTACCTGAAACCTGCATGCAACACGCCTACAATTTCCATTATAATCTCTGTTCAAGCTTACTACTGGCTTATAAGGGCCTCTTCAACTACTTTGTTATGGTCACTAAAGAATTGCCTTCATCTCGCAGGATGGAACTAG CCATGACCAACATGCAGGTCCTTTATGAAAGACTTCTCAGAAGAAAATATCCAAGAGCGCAGATGGATGCCTTAA